One region of Pogona vitticeps strain Pit_001003342236 chromosome 1, PviZW2.1, whole genome shotgun sequence genomic DNA includes:
- the EXD1 gene encoding piRNA biogenesis protein EXD1 isoform X3 has translation MKLLMELLNYVLVELLEDLLQRGAEEKPTLSTYREVPAAKFSAEDKEELIKQGAQHPGTVSQEKQQPLLGYVTYNFAGEEKAEDIEFVVIDQFQKKFGYAMMHIKKQTVCGIAAEGVGLCRHGKLSWLQVATRSQIFLFDIFLLGARAFKNGLQMILEDRNVLKVIHDCRWLSDCLSHQYGILLSNVFDTQVADVLQFSKETGGFLPHCISTLQECLMRYLKMPYKNVSFMEQRQSEIEKNPEIWFVRPLPPALLNVLALETAYLLPLRLLLLDEIMSDLTALVDGYLNAFREGSGDPLGSIEISCMKLPQELRQLADIHKARRENAVQKFQLNEEGLLIRKDMEHLKSKWVQEERNKTGGRDLILSSYTTSPKVYNVSCVHNRNLAGQNNSVKEQKVCKYGSTSGDADGDGRTESEVKTMTVSCKSISRA, from the exons GAGCTGTTGAATTATGTTTTAGTGGAATTGCTTGAAGACCTATTACAACGTGGTGCAGAAGAAAAGCCAACTCTAAGCACATACAG GGAAGTTCCAGCTGCCAAATTTTCAGCAGAGGATAAAGAAGAACTGATAAAGCAAGGAGCTCAACATCCTGGAACAGTTTCCCAAGAAAAACAGCAGCCTTTGTTGGGTTATGTCACGTATAATTTTGCAG GTGAAGAGAAAGCAGAAGATATAGAATTTGTTGTTATTGATCAGTTTCAGAAGAAATTCGGCTATGCG ATGATGCATATCAAAAAGCAAACTGTATGCGGTATAGCAGCAGAAGGAGTCGGTCTATGTCGTCATGGAAAACTTTCTTGGCTGCAA GTTGCAACAAGAAGCCAAATTTTCTTatttgacatttttcttttggGAGCTCGTGCATTCAAGAATGGACTCCAAATGATACTGGAAGACCGGAATGTTTTGAAA GTTATCCATGACTGTCGGTGGCTTTCTGATTGTCTTTCTCACCAGTATGGAATTCTGCTGTCCAACGTTTTTGATACACAG GTAGCGGATGTATTGCAGTTCTCAAAGGAAACTGGTGGCTTTCTTCCACACTGCATCAGCACTTTACAAGAGTGCTTAATGCGATATTTGAAGATGCCATACAAAAATGTCTCTTTCATGGAACAGAGGCAGAGTGAGATTGAG AAAAATCCTGAGATATGGTTTGTAAGGCCTCTTCCACCGGCATTGCTGAATGTGTTAGCTCTTGAAACGGCTTACCTCCTTCCTCTCCGCTTGCTGCTGCTTGATGAAATTATGTCTGATTTAACAGCTTTGGTGGATGGCTATTTAAATGCATTCCGGGAGGGATCTGGTGACCCTCTTGGAAGCATAGAG ATCTCTTGCATGAAACTACCACAAGAACTGAGGCAACTGGCAGATATTCACAAGGCTCGAAGAGAGAATGCAGTGCAGAAGTTCCAGCTGAACGAGGAAGGTCTTCTCATCAGAAAAGATATGGAGCATTTGAAAAGCAAGTGGGTGCaggaggaaagaaacaaaactggTGGACGTGACTTAATTCTTTCCAGTTATACCACATCCCCTAAAGTATACAATGTCAGTTGTGTTCATAACCGGAATCTCGCTGGTCAGAACAACTCTGTAAAAGAGCAGAAAGTATGTAAATATGGAAGCACATCAGGGGATGCGGATGGTGATGGTAGAACAGAATCTGAAGTAAAAACAATGACTGTTTCTTGCAAATCAATATCAAGAGCATGa
- the EXD1 gene encoding piRNA biogenesis protein EXD1 isoform X2, protein MRHFPRSTSARGFYPNYLSKKRNLENGRHVPGIKMFFGHEIINVELLEDLLQRGAEEKPTLSTYREVPAAKFSAEDKEELIKQGAQHPGTVSQEKQQPLLGYVTYNFAGEEKAEDIEFVVIDQFQKKFGYAMMHIKKQTVCGIAAEGVGLCRHGKLSWLQVATRSQIFLFDIFLLGARAFKNGLQMILEDRNVLKVIHDCRWLSDCLSHQYGILLSNVFDTQVADVLQFSKETGGFLPHCISTLQECLMRYLKMPYKNVSFMEQRQSEIEKNPEIWFVRPLPPALLNVLALETAYLLPLRLLLLDEIMSDLTALVDGYLNAFREGSGDPLGSIEISCMKLPQELRQLADIHKARRENAVQKFQLNEEGLLIRKDMEHLKSKWVQEERNKTGGRDLILSSYTTSPKVYNVSCVHNRNLAGQNNSVKEQKVCKYGSTSGDADGDGRTESEVKTMTVSCKSISRA, encoded by the exons TGGAATTGCTTGAAGACCTATTACAACGTGGTGCAGAAGAAAAGCCAACTCTAAGCACATACAG GGAAGTTCCAGCTGCCAAATTTTCAGCAGAGGATAAAGAAGAACTGATAAAGCAAGGAGCTCAACATCCTGGAACAGTTTCCCAAGAAAAACAGCAGCCTTTGTTGGGTTATGTCACGTATAATTTTGCAG GTGAAGAGAAAGCAGAAGATATAGAATTTGTTGTTATTGATCAGTTTCAGAAGAAATTCGGCTATGCG ATGATGCATATCAAAAAGCAAACTGTATGCGGTATAGCAGCAGAAGGAGTCGGTCTATGTCGTCATGGAAAACTTTCTTGGCTGCAA GTTGCAACAAGAAGCCAAATTTTCTTatttgacatttttcttttggGAGCTCGTGCATTCAAGAATGGACTCCAAATGATACTGGAAGACCGGAATGTTTTGAAA GTTATCCATGACTGTCGGTGGCTTTCTGATTGTCTTTCTCACCAGTATGGAATTCTGCTGTCCAACGTTTTTGATACACAG GTAGCGGATGTATTGCAGTTCTCAAAGGAAACTGGTGGCTTTCTTCCACACTGCATCAGCACTTTACAAGAGTGCTTAATGCGATATTTGAAGATGCCATACAAAAATGTCTCTTTCATGGAACAGAGGCAGAGTGAGATTGAG AAAAATCCTGAGATATGGTTTGTAAGGCCTCTTCCACCGGCATTGCTGAATGTGTTAGCTCTTGAAACGGCTTACCTCCTTCCTCTCCGCTTGCTGCTGCTTGATGAAATTATGTCTGATTTAACAGCTTTGGTGGATGGCTATTTAAATGCATTCCGGGAGGGATCTGGTGACCCTCTTGGAAGCATAGAG ATCTCTTGCATGAAACTACCACAAGAACTGAGGCAACTGGCAGATATTCACAAGGCTCGAAGAGAGAATGCAGTGCAGAAGTTCCAGCTGAACGAGGAAGGTCTTCTCATCAGAAAAGATATGGAGCATTTGAAAAGCAAGTGGGTGCaggaggaaagaaacaaaactggTGGACGTGACTTAATTCTTTCCAGTTATACCACATCCCCTAAAGTATACAATGTCAGTTGTGTTCATAACCGGAATCTCGCTGGTCAGAACAACTCTGTAAAAGAGCAGAAAGTATGTAAATATGGAAGCACATCAGGGGATGCGGATGGTGATGGTAGAACAGAATCTGAAGTAAAAACAATGACTGTTTCTTGCAAATCAATATCAAGAGCATGa